A genomic segment from Chitinophaga flava encodes:
- a CDS encoding aspartate aminotransferase family protein, translating into MMNAWPKSSSLLKSNEQWIPGGVVSLNRKSDPNICFVSGQGSRVRDLEGNEYIDYQAGFAASFLGHNDPDVNKAVRAALDNETLLMGAGPTNLEGEFARLFCESVPSAESIEITTTGSEATYHAIRIARAVTGKEHIIVMQGGYNGWHNDVACNVISSLADIGERVSPGEYPFDSLSAGIPEGHSSLVHVINYNDIDSVTYILQRYPVAGILLEPILQNIGVVKPQPGYLEALRRLADEHGFLLIFDEVKTGFRHALGGYQQLCGVTPDLSTFGKAVANGYPVGVIAGKKKYMDYFIHPDKNKKVLIAGTFNAHPLTTAAAIATVRKLAAPEFGVYDHVNALGQLLENGLQDIFRTTGRPFQIARQGSAFCVYFMDHMPVDYHDILKHHDFAFDKAYRLKLIEKGIFNFPLPIKQGSISYAHTTQDIEETLEKTQSILAAL; encoded by the coding sequence ATGATGAACGCATGGCCCAAATCATCCTCGCTTTTAAAAAGCAATGAACAATGGATACCCGGTGGCGTGGTATCGCTCAACCGGAAATCAGACCCCAATATCTGTTTCGTTAGCGGACAGGGTAGCCGTGTCCGTGACCTGGAAGGAAATGAATACATCGACTACCAGGCCGGCTTTGCGGCCTCTTTCCTGGGGCATAATGACCCTGATGTAAACAAGGCGGTGCGTGCCGCGCTGGACAATGAAACGCTGTTGATGGGTGCGGGGCCTACCAACCTTGAAGGGGAGTTTGCCCGATTGTTTTGTGAAAGTGTGCCTTCGGCAGAAAGTATAGAGATCACCACCACCGGATCAGAAGCTACCTATCATGCTATTCGTATAGCCCGTGCCGTTACTGGTAAAGAACATATTATCGTGATGCAGGGCGGATATAACGGCTGGCATAACGATGTGGCCTGTAATGTGATCAGCAGTCTGGCAGATATAGGAGAAAGGGTGAGTCCGGGTGAATATCCGTTTGATTCCCTTTCTGCGGGTATTCCGGAAGGACATTCTTCTCTGGTGCATGTGATCAACTATAACGATATTGACTCTGTAACGTATATCCTGCAACGTTATCCGGTGGCGGGCATACTGCTGGAGCCTATCCTGCAGAACATCGGTGTGGTGAAGCCTCAGCCGGGCTATCTGGAGGCATTACGCCGACTGGCCGATGAACATGGTTTTCTGCTGATATTCGACGAAGTGAAAACAGGCTTCCGTCATGCGCTGGGTGGTTATCAGCAGTTGTGCGGTGTTACGCCTGACCTCAGCACTTTCGGTAAAGCTGTTGCCAATGGTTATCCGGTGGGCGTTATCGCCGGAAAGAAAAAATACATGGACTATTTCATCCATCCTGATAAAAACAAAAAAGTGCTCATCGCAGGAACTTTCAATGCGCATCCGCTGACCACGGCGGCAGCTATCGCCACTGTACGAAAGCTGGCTGCTCCTGAGTTTGGTGTATACGACCATGTCAACGCGCTGGGACAGTTGCTGGAAAACGGCCTGCAGGACATCTTCCGGACTACAGGCCGTCCTTTTCAGATTGCGCGCCAGGGTTCCGCTTTTTGTGTGTATTTTATGGACCATATGCCAGTAGATTATCACGACATATTGAAGCATCATGATTTTGCGTTTGATAAAGCATACAGGCTGAAACTGATCGAAAAAGGGATCTTTAACTTCCCCTTACCGATCAAACAAGGCAGTATCTCCTATGCGCATACGACACAGGACATCGAAGAAACACTGGAAAAAACCCAATCAATATTAGCAGCGCTATGA
- a CDS encoding ArsR/SmtB family transcription factor: MRRDVFQAIADPTRRDIIHLLANQSLSLNMVADHFDISRPAISKHVKILTECGLIIIQQQGRERYCKANLRQLKQVSEWVEHYRKFWDRKLDALEAFLEEDNHKKKKKK; this comes from the coding sequence ATGCGCAGAGACGTTTTTCAGGCGATTGCTGACCCAACGCGGCGGGACATCATTCATTTGTTGGCCAACCAGTCGTTGAGTCTGAATATGGTGGCTGATCATTTTGATATCAGCAGGCCAGCTATATCCAAACATGTAAAAATACTGACAGAATGTGGCCTGATTATCATACAGCAGCAGGGAAGGGAGCGGTATTGCAAGGCTAACCTGCGTCAGCTGAAGCAAGTGTCTGAATGGGTGGAACATTACCGGAAGTTCTGGGATCGTAAACTGGATGCTCTGGAAGCATTTCTGGAAGAAGATAATCATAAGAAGAAAAAAAAGAAATAG
- a CDS encoding SRPBCC family protein: protein MKNEPLIVERTINAPMGKVWEALTVKEKMREWYFDVSDFKPEVGFSFTFDCEDEGILYVHHCEVKEVVPGRKLSYTWKYENYEGESLLTFELSQEGNQTKLTLTHAGLETFPQHLKSFTRESFTGGWDHIINISLPKYLGPQG from the coding sequence ATGAAAAACGAACCACTGATAGTAGAGCGTACCATTAATGCCCCGATGGGCAAAGTTTGGGAGGCACTGACAGTAAAAGAGAAAATGAGGGAATGGTATTTTGATGTGTCAGATTTTAAGCCGGAAGTTGGCTTTTCCTTCACTTTTGATTGTGAAGACGAAGGAATATTATATGTTCATCATTGCGAGGTAAAGGAAGTAGTGCCTGGCAGGAAACTATCGTACACCTGGAAGTATGAAAATTATGAAGGCGAATCACTGCTTACATTTGAACTGTCGCAGGAAGGAAACCAGACAAAACTGACATTAACCCACGCCGGATTGGAAACATTTCCACAGCACCTCAAGTCCTTCACCCGCGAAAGCTTCACTGGTGGCTGGGATCATATCATCAATATTTCATTGCCTAAATATCTCGGGCCCCAGGGCTAA
- a CDS encoding SusC/RagA family TonB-linked outer membrane protein — MKGKHLYLFATLLAILAGICKSQKLIAQEVREIKGTVLDSATQMALPGVSVFIKGTKTGVSTTAEGHFTIRASSADVLSFSYLGYDKKETAIGNRNNVYISLPQSKTTLNETVVIGYGAVKKSSVTAAVAKVENKILDQVPAGRPEAALVGRMAGVNISQSRGQAGSAPTIRIRGIGSISAGNDPLIVIDGIPGGNLGMINMNDVQSVEVLKDASSAAIYGSRAAGGVILVTMKKGVAGKPKFNFNGYAGLGKAIVHHDWITGDEYYQYATKYQNREYAWVGGEVTLPVWGDGRRPAAYQVSDVLKTGHVVWQDAVMRTAPIQSYNISASGGTDKATYYVAATYKDEQGTMVNTWFKTYGLRANVDVQASKAVSVGFMLNPSYSKRRYNPSEIPNYSKYPSFAEVQRPNGTYPNARDYWGAVVTGQVNPMATLQGSEYYGSSFSNIGEAYLKLHLAKGLSFRSSVGTTMDFSNRDEFQASWATSAAKNSGTDITSNNINVLNENVLSYNTTFKGGHDLSAIAGASYQRNDSKSVNLYAVAGSYNNDIVHTMGNATLAPNSNTVKSKWGLISYFTRVNYGYKDKYLLSASIRTDASSRFGPDNRWGYFPSVSAAWRVKQESFLKDFKPVSDLKVRVSYGVTGNFNIGDFQYLGLMGNTFYSPGNIVTKGQAPVSYGNSMLGWEKTKGIDLGAELSVLDNRISVVFDYYDKRTNDLLYSMPVPATTGFSTTMTNIGQIRNRGIEFEVNTRNIVGKFNWQTSFNFSQNKNTVEDLGGVNNVIIADPSSNMNWILRVGEPMFSYYGYKITGVYQDAADIAANPGIAGTRPGNPKFEDKDGNKKIDANDKQVLGNFQPKAILGMVNNFSYNNFDLSIAMQASLGAKMYNYENQFYQGALLGAMRRSLVENQWWSAADPGNGKVPASALNTLGFQTMSDAYIEDASFLAIRNVNLGYTLPESLIRRLRVTNFRVYLSASNLFIFTKKEFHGYNPEGHTKGEVNGVASMPGANYGAEPISRIYALGFNFNF, encoded by the coding sequence ATGAAAGGAAAACACCTTTACCTATTTGCAACCCTGCTGGCGATCCTCGCAGGTATTTGCAAGTCACAAAAGCTGATAGCGCAGGAGGTCAGGGAGATAAAGGGTACTGTCCTCGACAGCGCCACCCAGATGGCCCTTCCCGGTGTAAGCGTCTTCATCAAAGGCACTAAAACCGGCGTTTCCACTACCGCAGAAGGCCATTTCACCATCCGCGCCAGCAGTGCAGACGTACTTTCCTTCTCTTATCTGGGTTATGATAAAAAAGAAACAGCCATAGGCAACCGCAATAATGTTTACATCTCTCTGCCACAAAGTAAAACCACCCTTAATGAAACCGTAGTGATTGGTTATGGCGCCGTGAAAAAAAGCTCCGTGACCGCAGCTGTTGCGAAAGTAGAAAATAAAATACTCGACCAGGTACCCGCCGGCAGGCCGGAAGCAGCCCTGGTTGGACGTATGGCCGGAGTTAATATATCCCAGTCCAGAGGCCAGGCCGGTTCAGCACCCACTATCCGTATTCGCGGTATAGGCTCCATCAGCGCCGGCAACGATCCCCTCATCGTCATCGATGGTATCCCCGGCGGCAACCTGGGCATGATCAATATGAACGATGTACAGTCCGTAGAAGTGCTGAAAGACGCGTCTTCTGCCGCTATATACGGTTCCCGTGCAGCCGGTGGCGTTATACTCGTGACCATGAAAAAAGGCGTGGCAGGCAAACCCAAATTCAACTTCAACGGATATGCCGGTCTGGGTAAAGCGATCGTGCATCACGACTGGATCACCGGTGATGAATACTATCAATATGCTACCAAATACCAGAACAGGGAATACGCCTGGGTAGGCGGCGAGGTAACACTGCCTGTATGGGGCGATGGCAGAAGGCCTGCAGCCTATCAGGTAAGTGATGTACTTAAAACAGGCCATGTGGTATGGCAGGATGCCGTGATGAGAACAGCTCCCATTCAGAGTTACAATATCTCCGCCAGCGGCGGTACCGATAAAGCCACTTATTATGTGGCAGCTACCTATAAAGACGAACAAGGTACCATGGTCAATACCTGGTTCAAAACCTACGGCCTGAGAGCCAATGTGGACGTACAGGCCAGCAAAGCTGTCAGCGTGGGTTTTATGCTCAATCCTTCCTATTCCAAACGCCGGTATAATCCTTCTGAAATTCCTAACTATTCCAAATACCCTTCCTTTGCAGAGGTACAGCGGCCCAATGGTACCTATCCCAATGCCCGTGATTACTGGGGCGCCGTTGTAACAGGACAGGTAAATCCAATGGCCACCCTTCAGGGCTCTGAATATTATGGCAGCAGTTTCAGTAATATCGGTGAAGCCTATCTGAAACTACACCTGGCCAAAGGATTGTCCTTCCGCTCTTCTGTAGGTACTACCATGGACTTCAGCAACCGCGACGAATTCCAGGCTTCCTGGGCCACCAGTGCCGCTAAAAACTCCGGCACTGACATCACCAGCAACAACATCAATGTGCTCAATGAAAACGTACTGAGCTACAATACCACCTTCAAAGGCGGCCACGATCTCTCCGCTATTGCCGGTGCTTCCTATCAGCGAAACGACAGCAAGTCCGTCAACCTATATGCAGTAGCAGGTAGCTATAATAACGATATCGTACATACGATGGGCAACGCCACCCTGGCACCCAACAGCAATACCGTCAAAAGTAAGTGGGGACTCATTTCCTATTTCACCCGGGTAAACTATGGTTATAAAGACAAATACCTGCTGTCTGCCTCCATCCGTACAGATGCCAGCTCCCGCTTCGGACCCGATAACAGATGGGGTTACTTCCCTTCTGTATCTGCCGCCTGGCGCGTAAAACAGGAAAGTTTCCTGAAAGACTTCAAACCTGTTAGTGACCTGAAAGTAAGGGTCAGCTATGGCGTGACCGGAAACTTTAATATTGGCGACTTCCAGTATCTGGGCCTGATGGGCAATACATTCTATTCTCCGGGTAATATCGTCACCAAAGGTCAGGCGCCTGTTAGTTATGGCAACAGTATGCTGGGATGGGAAAAAACGAAAGGCATAGACCTCGGTGCTGAACTGTCTGTGCTGGACAATCGTATAAGCGTGGTGTTTGATTATTACGATAAACGTACCAACGATCTGCTGTACAGTATGCCAGTGCCGGCCACTACCGGTTTTAGCACCACCATGACCAATATCGGGCAGATACGCAACAGAGGAATAGAGTTTGAAGTGAATACCCGAAATATCGTGGGTAAGTTCAACTGGCAAACCTCTTTCAACTTCTCCCAAAATAAAAATACCGTGGAAGACCTGGGTGGTGTAAACAATGTGATCATCGCAGATCCTTCATCCAATATGAACTGGATACTCAGAGTAGGAGAGCCGATGTTCTCTTATTATGGTTATAAGATTACGGGTGTTTATCAGGATGCTGCTGATATCGCCGCCAATCCCGGTATTGCAGGCACCAGACCCGGCAATCCTAAATTTGAAGATAAAGACGGTAATAAAAAAATTGATGCCAATGATAAACAGGTCCTGGGCAATTTCCAGCCCAAGGCTATTCTTGGAATGGTGAACAATTTCTCCTACAACAATTTCGACCTGAGCATTGCCATGCAGGCTTCGCTGGGTGCGAAAATGTACAACTACGAAAATCAGTTCTACCAGGGTGCGCTGCTGGGCGCTATGCGCCGGTCCCTGGTAGAAAACCAGTGGTGGTCTGCCGCCGATCCGGGTAATGGCAAAGTGCCCGCCAGCGCGCTCAACACATTGGGATTCCAGACAATGTCTGACGCTTATATAGAAGATGCCTCCTTTCTCGCCATTCGTAATGTGAACCTGGGGTATACCCTGCCGGAATCCCTTATCCGCAGGCTGCGGGTAACCAACTTCAGGGTTTATCTGTCTGCCAGCAACCTATTCATCTTCACCAAAAAAGAATTCCATGGGTATAACCCGGAAGGACATACGAAAGGTGAGGTGAACGGTGTTGCCAGCATGCCCGGCGCCAACTACGGAGCAGAGCCTATCAGTCGCATCTACGCGCTGGGATTCAATTTTAACTTCTAA
- the dgoD gene encoding galactonate dehydratase, protein MKITAIETQVCHARMRNWIFIKIVTDQPGLWGWGEATLEWHTRAVVGAVEDISQLLIGEDPRRIEYLWQMMYRQHFWHGNGIVRGTAISGIDIALWDILGKIHGVPCHELWGGRVRDYIRLYCHLGGGKMEDFYETRPDDAARFGELAQRAVEEGFTAFKSMAVPETMPLEGLRPIRYAEACVKAMRDAVGEDIDIMVDCHARPSPLMGLQFAKALEPYGLYFFEEPCWPEAMDDIARIQHAVKTPIASGERLVGVHAFRDMLEKRAVSVIQPDITHCGGLSEVRRIAALAEAYRVAVAPHNPQGPVSTAASIELGFATPSYSICESVHNDVPWREEVVSEGFTVEKKGRIVKPNARPGLGIEINEAVVKKHPFQQEVLQRTFYKDGSVGDW, encoded by the coding sequence ATGAAGATAACGGCGATAGAAACACAGGTTTGCCACGCGCGGATGCGTAACTGGATCTTTATTAAAATTGTGACAGACCAGCCCGGACTGTGGGGCTGGGGAGAAGCCACACTGGAATGGCATACCAGAGCAGTAGTAGGTGCGGTGGAAGATATCAGCCAGCTGCTGATAGGAGAAGATCCACGCCGTATTGAATATCTCTGGCAGATGATGTACCGTCAGCATTTCTGGCATGGCAACGGCATTGTAAGGGGCACGGCTATCAGCGGTATCGACATCGCGTTATGGGATATCCTCGGCAAAATACATGGTGTACCTTGTCATGAGCTGTGGGGTGGAAGAGTAAGGGATTACATCCGCCTGTACTGTCATCTGGGTGGTGGTAAGATGGAAGATTTTTATGAGACGAGGCCGGATGATGCAGCCCGTTTTGGGGAGCTGGCGCAACGTGCCGTGGAAGAAGGGTTTACCGCCTTTAAATCCATGGCCGTGCCGGAAACAATGCCATTGGAAGGGTTACGTCCCATTCGTTATGCGGAAGCCTGTGTAAAGGCCATGCGTGATGCTGTAGGAGAAGATATTGATATCATGGTGGACTGCCATGCACGCCCTAGTCCGTTGATGGGGCTGCAGTTTGCAAAGGCGCTCGAGCCATACGGACTTTATTTCTTTGAAGAGCCTTGCTGGCCGGAAGCGATGGATGATATTGCCCGCATACAACATGCGGTGAAAACGCCGATTGCCAGCGGTGAAAGGCTGGTGGGCGTACATGCTTTCCGCGATATGCTGGAGAAGCGCGCGGTGAGTGTTATACAGCCGGATATCACCCATTGCGGCGGATTAAGTGAAGTAAGACGTATTGCTGCGCTGGCAGAAGCTTACCGTGTGGCTGTAGCGCCACATAATCCGCAGGGACCGGTGAGTACAGCTGCTTCCATTGAACTGGGCTTTGCCACACCATCTTACAGTATTTGTGAAAGTGTGCACAATGATGTGCCCTGGCGCGAAGAAGTAGTGAGCGAAGGGTTTACGGTAGAGAAAAAGGGAAGGATTGTGAAACCCAATGCCCGTCCGGGTTTGGGAATAGAAATCAATGAAGCGGTGGTGAAAAAACATCCTTTTCAGCAGGAAGTATTACAGCGTACTTTTTATAAAGACGGCAGTGTAGGTGACTGGTAA
- a CDS encoding GntR family transcriptional regulator, with protein MKTDSLANKVYVELRRKILSNQLVPGMRLKEDVWAKKTEVSRMAVREALTRLLGENLVVFGEKGGYFVKSMTAEDIHQVRELRELLELGAIRLAIQKADKEDIAALEKICDDFTNMVKSGYLGGACEADMKFHETLVAMAGNAKLMEIYQSSNIPLFHMKLGKMLVQMDDYEQTDEEHRAILHALKNKDVKKAEEALVKHLLRGEVTTLEVE; from the coding sequence ATGAAAACAGATTCGTTAGCTAATAAAGTATATGTAGAACTGCGTCGCAAGATACTGTCCAACCAGCTGGTGCCGGGCATGCGTCTGAAGGAAGATGTGTGGGCTAAAAAGACCGAAGTAAGCCGTATGGCTGTGCGGGAAGCGCTGACGCGCCTGCTGGGGGAGAACCTGGTGGTATTTGGTGAAAAGGGTGGATACTTCGTGAAATCCATGACTGCAGAGGATATACACCAGGTGAGGGAGTTGCGGGAGCTGCTGGAGCTGGGCGCTATCCGCTTGGCTATTCAGAAAGCAGACAAAGAAGATATTGCTGCATTGGAGAAGATTTGTGATGACTTTACCAATATGGTAAAGAGTGGTTATCTGGGCGGTGCCTGTGAGGCGGATATGAAATTTCATGAAACGCTGGTGGCCATGGCTGGCAATGCCAAGCTGATGGAGATATACCAATCCAGTAATATACCCCTGTTCCATATGAAGCTGGGTAAGATGTTGGTGCAGATGGATGACTATGAACAAACCGATGAAGAACACCGGGCTATCCTGCATGCACTGAAAAATAAAGACGTAAAAAAGGCGGAAGAAGCGCTGGTAAAGCATCTGCTGCGTGGTGAAGTAACTACCCTGGAGGTAGAGTAA
- a CDS encoding RagB/SusD family nutrient uptake outer membrane protein, which yields MKKNKIYIPLLLLSLAGSSCTNSLLNMTPDSSLTTTNFYKTANDMDQAVIGIYSSMQDRKPKDYILMEMPGDNLYMGTAMPGVNDLDYLTVNAENTAVADFWEKSYYGIGRANAVLENIDRPIDYAAGKKEQFTGEAKFMRALFYFDLVRLYGGVPLVTKTPSISEAKNMPRESADRIYNMIISDLKEAIDLLPAPATAIRGRASKGAATGLLGKVYIYRKDWTNAKTYLEKTIRDFNYQLEPNFATLWSLATEDNKEIILAIKYTDGSNGHSLGIDFAPIGGLAGIVGSGNQYAFPSWSLNKKYVTGDTRKASTISDYVVKATSPNDPPAWGPYVKKYATKFTGSTSGQDLPVLRLADVVLLYAEALYNTGDKGNALLQLNAIRERAFGDVSHDYTAADIASADSFLDLLLQERQLELAYENERWTDLVRTGRFMTVMTSEERDYNPATSTATKVTLSPKATMAVFPIPQRQIDQYTPGVLKQNEGY from the coding sequence ATGAAAAAAAATAAAATCTATATACCGCTCCTGCTCCTGTCGCTCGCCGGCAGTAGTTGTACTAACAGTCTGCTGAACATGACACCCGATTCTTCCCTGACCACCACCAACTTTTATAAAACGGCCAATGATATGGACCAGGCGGTGATCGGCATCTACAGCAGCATGCAGGACCGCAAGCCCAAAGATTATATCCTGATGGAAATGCCCGGCGATAACCTGTATATGGGTACCGCTATGCCTGGTGTCAATGATCTGGACTACCTGACTGTAAACGCCGAAAATACAGCGGTGGCAGACTTCTGGGAAAAATCCTACTATGGTATCGGAAGAGCCAATGCTGTGCTGGAGAATATCGACAGGCCTATAGATTATGCTGCAGGTAAGAAAGAACAGTTTACCGGGGAAGCAAAATTTATGCGCGCGCTCTTTTATTTTGATCTGGTAAGATTATATGGAGGTGTGCCGCTGGTAACGAAAACACCTTCTATCAGCGAAGCTAAAAATATGCCCCGCGAATCAGCCGACAGGATCTATAATATGATTATCAGCGATCTGAAAGAAGCCATCGATCTGCTGCCGGCGCCAGCCACGGCTATACGCGGCCGCGCCAGCAAAGGCGCTGCCACCGGCCTGCTCGGAAAAGTTTACATATATCGTAAAGATTGGACCAACGCTAAAACCTATCTGGAGAAAACCATCCGGGATTTTAACTACCAGCTGGAACCTAACTTCGCCACACTCTGGAGCCTGGCTACAGAAGATAACAAGGAGATCATACTGGCGATTAAATATACAGACGGCTCCAACGGACATTCGCTGGGCATTGACTTTGCACCTATCGGAGGCCTGGCTGGTATTGTGGGCTCCGGCAACCAATACGCATTCCCTTCCTGGAGCCTCAATAAAAAATATGTAACTGGCGATACCCGTAAAGCATCTACTATTTCAGACTATGTGGTGAAGGCTACTTCTCCCAACGATCCCCCGGCATGGGGCCCTTACGTGAAAAAATACGCTACGAAATTTACGGGTTCTACTTCCGGACAAGACCTGCCGGTATTGCGGCTGGCAGATGTAGTGTTGTTGTATGCGGAAGCATTATACAACACCGGTGATAAAGGCAATGCCTTATTACAGCTCAATGCTATTCGGGAACGCGCTTTTGGAGATGTTTCCCATGATTACACTGCGGCAGATATCGCCAGTGCTGATAGTTTCCTCGATCTGTTGTTGCAGGAAAGACAACTGGAACTGGCCTACGAAAATGAACGCTGGACAGATCTCGTACGTACCGGCAGATTCATGACGGTCATGACCAGCGAAGAAAGAGATTACAATCCGGCTACCAGTACCGCTACTAAAGTAACACTGTCTCCCAAGGCTACCATGGCGGTTTTTCCGATACCGCAACGACAGATCGATCAATATACGCCTGGAGTACTCAAACAAAATGAAGGATACTAA
- a CDS encoding glycosyl hydrolase family 28-related protein: MLYRISIVKRIIFSGLLVVGCMTSHAQHATDVRACGALADGKTDDSKAFQKAIKQAAKTGTRKIFVPKGHYLITQSIKLPSRFTLEASPDAYIELKPSANTYLLQNEDLTNGNEYITVKGGKWNGNGWSQTRTIRSTVDSSAFCFGMFFYKVKNLEVAGLQIDSTRSWGIAYMECDTVHIHDIHFQQNPFKDAQQTSALMQNGDGVTGGGNHVLIENIAGFTNDDLVAFAAGGASFQGRMSPFPACDYQDITVRNITPQNIYDSIPALKAVAFYTFEGRKVSDIHIEQVHGNTAMASVLFYSLFDKTGYFSNVKIWDVSGTNVYARSSHPGLASVYGVISVKCSVIDRLDISRVRREERRYANPQFLFDERTVIDSLNINQVDIHYQHIQGDLLMKSSGAVIKNSRINGVSISNVE; the protein is encoded by the coding sequence ATGTTATACCGCATAAGCATAGTTAAACGGATTATCTTCAGTGGCCTCCTTGTCGTGGGCTGTATGACATCCCATGCGCAGCATGCCACAGATGTGCGTGCCTGTGGTGCCCTGGCGGACGGAAAAACAGATGATAGCAAGGCTTTTCAGAAAGCAATCAAACAAGCTGCAAAGACCGGTACACGAAAAATATTTGTTCCAAAGGGGCACTATCTTATTACACAATCTATCAAACTACCATCCCGTTTTACGCTGGAAGCCAGCCCGGATGCATATATAGAACTGAAGCCCTCCGCTAATACCTATCTTCTGCAAAACGAAGACCTGACTAACGGAAACGAATATATTACCGTAAAGGGTGGAAAATGGAATGGCAACGGCTGGAGCCAGACACGTACCATTCGTAGTACAGTAGACAGTTCTGCCTTTTGTTTTGGTATGTTTTTCTACAAGGTGAAAAACCTGGAAGTGGCGGGTCTGCAGATAGATAGTACCCGCAGCTGGGGTATTGCTTATATGGAATGTGACACTGTACATATTCACGATATTCACTTTCAGCAAAACCCTTTTAAAGATGCACAACAAACCAGCGCGCTGATGCAGAATGGTGATGGTGTGACCGGAGGAGGCAATCATGTCCTGATAGAAAATATCGCTGGTTTTACTAATGATGATCTGGTCGCTTTTGCCGCTGGTGGCGCTTCTTTCCAGGGAAGGATGTCTCCGTTTCCGGCTTGTGATTATCAAGACATCACAGTCCGTAATATTACCCCGCAAAATATCTATGATTCCATTCCTGCACTGAAAGCGGTGGCTTTTTACACGTTTGAAGGCAGGAAGGTGAGTGATATCCATATCGAACAGGTGCATGGTAATACGGCCATGGCTTCTGTACTGTTTTACAGTCTTTTCGATAAAACAGGTTATTTCTCCAATGTGAAAATATGGGATGTGTCGGGAACAAATGTTTATGCCCGTTCCTCCCATCCGGGGCTGGCTTCGGTATACGGCGTTATTAGTGTGAAGTGCTCAGTGATAGACCGGCTGGATATCAGTCGTGTGCGCAGGGAGGAACGTCGTTACGCCAATCCGCAGTTTTTATTTGACGAACGCACAGTCATCGATTCGCTCAACATAAACCAGGTAGACATCCACTATCAGCACATACAGGGCGACCTGCTGATGAAATCTTCCGGCGCCGTTATTAAAAACAGCCGCATCAATGGGGTGTCCATCAGCAATGTGGAATAG
- a CDS encoding TlpA family protein disulfide reductase, which produces MRAYFSLSNILYGLLLAGVLSVALIPGGKVWFLQQLMKIGLFQPGVPADGHGDMAPEMQFLTAEGLPVVLSELRGKVVVINFWATWCPPCRAEMPSLDGLYQELKSRPDIVFLMVDADSNVEKAKGFMKEHGYQLPVALMAGEVPDKVYSGTLPTTLVIDKAGRIVFRETGAADYSSRKFRDFVGQLLEAKQ; this is translated from the coding sequence ATGAGAGCTTATTTTTCGTTATCCAATATTTTATATGGCTTGTTGCTGGCGGGGGTGTTATCTGTGGCGTTGATCCCTGGTGGCAAGGTATGGTTTCTGCAGCAGTTGATGAAGATCGGGCTGTTTCAGCCTGGAGTGCCTGCTGATGGGCATGGTGATATGGCGCCGGAGATGCAGTTCCTGACGGCGGAAGGTTTGCCGGTGGTTTTGTCTGAGTTGAGAGGGAAGGTAGTGGTTATTAATTTCTGGGCTACGTGGTGTCCTCCCTGCAGGGCGGAGATGCCTTCGCTGGATGGTTTGTATCAGGAGCTGAAGAGTAGACCGGATATTGTTTTCCTGATGGTGGATGCGGATAGTAATGTGGAGAAGGCGAAGGGGTTTATGAAGGAGCATGGTTATCAGCTGCCGGTGGCGCTGATGGCCGGTGAGGTGCCTGACAAGGTATATTCCGGTACGCTGCCTACTACGCTGGTGATTGATAAGGCGGGTCGTATCGTTTTCCGGGAGACAGGGGCTGCTGACTATAGCAGCCGGAAGTTCCGGGATTTTGTGGGGCAGTTACTGGAGGCAAAGCAGTAG